A single genomic interval of Chlamydiales bacterium STE3 harbors:
- a CDS encoding Uncharacterized protein (Product derived from UniProtKB/Trembl:F8L0C8) yields the protein MFVNDKYFSFPPFLSTSWEHVLSLNLEEENLVVILSTGKDIKIPNLTKEELETIFKAHGYYLEREIQRKRKSELESKHHTNSPFFNPSPGNNEIPLLRFGMGATDGFGTALQHNPSQANAPEIPSEILEKISGIAKVLAPEDLNLLPTPEDNCNCYHCQIARSIRSSFKHPEEEEILPEELVTDEDLTFQEWDITQAGDKLFTVTNKLSPEEKYNVYLGHPVGCTCGKTGCEHIHVVLKS from the coding sequence TTTTTTATCAACTAGCTGGGAGCATGTTCTTTCTTTAAATCTTGAAGAAGAAAATTTGGTGGTCATTCTTTCTACCGGCAAAGACATCAAAATCCCTAATTTAACAAAAGAAGAACTAGAAACGATTTTTAAAGCACACGGTTATTACCTTGAGCGCGAAATCCAACGAAAACGAAAAAGTGAACTTGAAAGCAAACACCACACAAATTCCCCTTTCTTTAATCCCTCTCCAGGAAATAACGAAATCCCACTCTTACGCTTTGGAATGGGGGCTACAGATGGGTTTGGAACAGCTCTTCAACATAACCCCTCTCAGGCCAATGCTCCAGAGATTCCCTCAGAGATTTTAGAAAAAATTTCAGGGATAGCAAAGGTGCTTGCCCCGGAGGACCTCAACCTCCTTCCCACTCCGGAAGACAACTGCAATTGCTACCACTGTCAAATTGCTCGATCTATTCGCTCCTCTTTCAAACATCCGGAAGAAGAAGAGATACTTCCTGAAGAGCTTGTAACAGATGAAGATCTTACCTTCCAAGAGTGGGATATCACACAAGCAGGCGATAAGCTATTCACTGTAACAAACAAACTAAGCCCTGAAGAGAAATACAACGTCTATCTCGGACACCCTGTTGGCTGCACTTGTGGCAAAACTGGTTGTGAACATATTCATGTCGTGCTTAAAAGCTAA